One region of Coleofasciculus sp. FACHB-T130 genomic DNA includes:
- a CDS encoding Uma2 family endonuclease: MLEYKPPKYFPSSEELPDSDETPVDNELQDLIPGLLKAILAMAWADRMDWFFGVDMGIYYDPDQPAIVPDGFLSLGVERFFDEELRLSYAIWEEESVPTMVLEVVSQTYRKEYSQKKLDYANLGVLYYVIYSSRRRRKPHLEVHRLVDSEYVLQPGNPVWLPEMGLAIGAERGIYQGITREWLYWYDEQGQRLLTPEERAQLAEQNAQLAEQRAQLAEQRAQILAKQLRAMGLDPDSLA, from the coding sequence ATGTTAGAGTACAAGCCACCGAAGTATTTTCCATCTTCCGAGGAGCTACCCGACTCTGACGAAACGCCTGTGGATAATGAACTGCAAGATTTAATCCCCGGTTTGCTAAAAGCTATATTGGCTATGGCTTGGGCAGATCGCATGGATTGGTTTTTTGGCGTAGATATGGGAATTTACTACGATCCGGATCAACCAGCCATTGTACCCGATGGATTTCTTAGCTTAGGAGTCGAGCGGTTTTTTGACGAAGAACTGCGCTTAAGTTACGCGATTTGGGAAGAAGAGAGTGTGCCCACGATGGTGTTAGAGGTTGTCTCCCAAACTTATCGGAAAGAATACAGCCAGAAAAAGCTAGATTATGCAAATTTAGGGGTTTTGTACTACGTAATTTATTCGTCACGCCGTCGCAGAAAGCCGCATTTGGAAGTGCATCGGTTGGTTGATAGCGAATATGTATTGCAGCCAGGAAATCCGGTTTGGCTACCTGAAATGGGATTGGCGATTGGTGCAGAAAGAGGAATTTATCAAGGAATAACGCGGGAGTGGCTGTACTGGTACGACGAACAAGGACAAAGATTGCTGACACCGGAAGAACGCGCCCAACTTGCCGAACAAAACGCCCAACTTGCCGAACAACGCGCCCAACTTGCTGAACAACGCGCCCAGATTCTAGCAAAACAACTTCGTGCGATGGGGTTAGATCCAGACTCGCTAGCTTGA
- a CDS encoding protein kinase: MTSAAHCINPDCSRPYPQPWGNKFCNCCGAPLHLNNRYIPLQTLGSGGFAAIYTVWDLQLAKDRVLKVLLESSSKAQELFEQEASVLASLHHPGVPSVEPDSYFVVNLGHPSYRRLPCLVMEKINGQTLQDILERHYPQGCPEPLVANWLKQALDILQELHRRQIIHRDIKPSNLMLRQETGQLVAIDFGGAKQIGTVQVGQEASSTRLISPGYSPPEQIFGGAVGPAADFYALGQTMIHLLTGRYPPELEDPATGELRWRHCAPVSPAFADLLDDMVQPDVRQRPGTAVEIQQRLAGDSSMKTKTSQVPQSFSDAIATIASRSLKLLWVAIASIVTLAGQTALFVVRAIAKVVTACLDTLWEMLVGGIAGGVFAVTGFSLAYVFPLGTHFAALLAQLPPVFPYIPPPVGQAILLFAFAGWGTAWGLTEAGGFGQRKRRLVAGLMGVFGYGLGWLVCHLMPAGTVLQMVTLIAVAVGPLTLGLGLPSHQLVHAIVAAAGTAGIFGGLGFFTLSSFDLLPSLGFFSLLGVTIAFWLGVSYYLVVPFLRWLGWR, from the coding sequence GTGACCAGTGCTGCCCACTGTATTAATCCCGATTGTTCGCGTCCCTATCCCCAGCCTTGGGGAAACAAATTTTGCAACTGTTGTGGGGCACCGCTACATCTGAACAATCGCTATATTCCTCTCCAGACTCTAGGATCTGGGGGATTCGCTGCTATTTATACAGTCTGGGATTTGCAGTTGGCAAAAGACCGGGTGCTGAAGGTATTACTGGAATCTTCATCAAAGGCGCAGGAACTGTTTGAGCAAGAAGCATCTGTTTTAGCAAGTCTGCATCATCCGGGTGTCCCTAGCGTCGAGCCAGATAGCTATTTTGTAGTGAATTTGGGTCATCCCTCTTACCGGCGTCTGCCTTGTCTGGTAATGGAAAAAATCAACGGTCAGACATTGCAGGATATCCTGGAGCGCCACTATCCCCAAGGGTGTCCGGAGCCGCTGGTGGCGAATTGGCTGAAGCAAGCGCTTGATATTTTACAAGAGTTGCATCGGCGGCAGATTATTCACCGAGATATTAAACCCTCCAACTTGATGCTGCGCCAGGAAACCGGGCAACTGGTGGCAATTGATTTTGGCGGGGCAAAACAGATAGGCACTGTCCAAGTGGGACAAGAGGCAAGTTCAACGCGTTTGATTTCTCCCGGATACAGTCCGCCGGAGCAGATTTTTGGAGGTGCGGTGGGACCGGCGGCAGATTTCTATGCGCTGGGTCAAACGATGATTCACTTGCTCACGGGTCGATATCCCCCAGAGTTGGAAGACCCGGCGACAGGAGAGTTACGTTGGCGTCATTGCGCCCCGGTGAGTCCCGCCTTCGCCGATTTGCTGGATGATATGGTGCAGCCTGATGTGCGCCAGCGACCGGGGACGGCTGTGGAAATTCAGCAGCGTCTGGCTGGGGATTCTTCCATGAAGACGAAAACCAGTCAGGTTCCGCAGTCTTTCTCGGATGCGATCGCGACCATCGCTAGCAGAAGCCTAAAGCTTTTGTGGGTGGCGATCGCCTCTATTGTGACGCTAGCGGGTCAAACGGCTCTTTTCGTGGTTCGAGCGATCGCTAAAGTTGTGACAGCTTGCCTGGATACGCTTTGGGAGATGCTTGTTGGCGGAATTGCGGGGGGGGTGTTTGCTGTTACTGGTTTTTCTTTGGCTTATGTGTTCCCTTTAGGGACTCATTTCGCTGCTTTGCTGGCGCAGCTACCACCTGTTTTCCCCTATATTCCACCCCCAGTCGGACAAGCCATTCTGCTATTTGCATTCGCTGGATGGGGAACGGCTTGGGGTCTTACTGAAGCTGGTGGCTTTGGTCAACGCAAGCGCCGTTTAGTGGCTGGACTAATGGGTGTCTTTGGCTATGGGTTGGGGTGGCTGGTTTGCCATCTGATGCCTGCTGGAACGGTGCTACAAATGGTCACGTTGATTGCAGTTGCTGTTGGCCCGTTAACGCTCGGTCTTGGTTTGCCCAGCCATCAACTGGTTCACGCCATTGTCGCCGCAGCTGGCACAGCCGGAATCTTTGGGGGTTTAGGGTTCTTTACTCTTAGTTCGTTCGATCTCCTTCCCAGCCTTGGTTTTTTCAGCCTCCTGGGTGTCACGATTGCCTTCTGGCTGGGCGTGAGTTACTACTTGGTTGTGCCTTTTCTGCGTTGGTTAGGTTGGCGTTAA
- the crcB gene encoding fluoride efflux transporter CrcB — MLQDPAIRHPIAISLGAIAGALSRYYLTLWFAQRFGTSFPYGTFFINLTGCFGMGFFVTLALERVANIPLDVRLMVTTGFLGAYTTFSSYGLETSTLLRDRSYAAAGIYWAGSAILGIISVQLGTLLARSGR, encoded by the coding sequence ATGCTGCAAGACCCCGCGATTCGTCATCCCATTGCCATCAGTTTAGGAGCGATCGCTGGAGCATTGAGTCGCTACTATCTCACCCTCTGGTTTGCCCAACGCTTCGGCACCAGCTTTCCCTACGGCACCTTTTTTATCAACCTTACAGGTTGCTTTGGGATGGGTTTTTTTGTCACTCTCGCCTTAGAACGGGTAGCGAATATTCCTCTAGATGTGCGATTGATGGTAACGACCGGCTTTTTAGGAGCTTACACAACTTTCTCCAGTTATGGGTTAGAAACATCTACTCTACTGCGCGATCGCAGTTATGCAGCCGCCGGTATTTACTGGGCAGGTAGCGCCATACTTGGAATTATTAGCGTTCAGCTAGGCACGCTTCTGGCTCGGAGCGGGCGGTAG
- the hisB gene encoding imidazoleglycerol-phosphate dehydratase HisB: MQARDRQFTPSPSIEQLLSPRMARVPRKTGETDVIVTVKLDGNGTCNAKTGIPFLDHMLHQIASHSLIDLDVAATGDLEIDDHHTNEDVGITLGMALHQALGDRKGIVRFGNFLAPLDEALVQVALDFSGRPHLSYGLEIPTQRVGTYDTQLVREFFVAVVNHSQMTLHIRQLDGINSHHIIEATFKAFARSLRMAIEVDPRRGGTIPSSKGVL, from the coding sequence ATGCAGGCACGCGATCGCCAATTTACACCTTCTCCAAGCATTGAACAGCTTTTGTCTCCTCGGATGGCAAGGGTTCCCCGCAAGACGGGCGAAACGGATGTTATCGTCACCGTCAAATTAGACGGGAATGGCACTTGCAATGCAAAAACTGGCATTCCGTTTTTAGACCATATGCTGCATCAAATCGCCTCTCACAGCCTGATTGATTTGGATGTAGCCGCGACGGGAGACTTGGAAATTGATGACCACCATACCAATGAAGATGTGGGAATTACCCTAGGAATGGCGTTGCATCAAGCACTGGGCGATCGCAAAGGAATTGTCCGGTTTGGGAATTTCCTCGCCCCTCTCGATGAAGCGTTGGTTCAGGTAGCGTTAGATTTTTCCGGACGCCCCCATCTCAGCTATGGCTTAGAGATTCCCACTCAGCGAGTCGGGACTTATGACACTCAGCTGGTGCGGGAATTTTTTGTGGCGGTGGTCAATCACAGCCAGATGACGCTGCACATTCGCCAACTAGATGGAATTAACTCGCACCACATTATTGAAGCAACGTTCAAAGCGTTTGCGCGATCGCTCCGCATGGCAATCGAAGTTGATCCCCGTCGTGGCGGTACGATCCCCAGTTCTAAAGGCGTGTTATAG
- a CDS encoding NAD(P)H-quinone oxidoreductase subunit 4 has translation MISTQFPWLTTIILLPLLASFAIPVLPDKDGKTVRWYALGVALVDFALIVYTFWRHYDLKNPTFQLVETYSWVPQLGLNWSVAVDGLSMPLIALTGLVTTLAIFAAWNVTNKPRLFYFLMLAMYSAQIGVFAAQDMLLFFLMWELELVPVYLLISIWGGPKRQYAATKFILYTALGSVFILVAGLAMAFYGDTVTFDMAELAAKHYPLALELLAYAGFLIAFGVKLPIFPLHTWLPDAHGEASAPVSMILAGVLLKMGGYALIRMNIEMLPSAHVYFAPVLVILGVVNIVYGSLNAFAQGNLKRRLACSSIAHMGFVLIGIASFTDLGLNGAVLQMVSHGLIAAALFFLSGVTYERTHTLMMEKMGGMAKQMPKVFALFTAGSMASLALPGMSGFVGELTVFLGFTMSDAYSSTFKVVVVLLAAVGLILTPVYLLSMLRQVFYGKQHQELVTDLVLLDAQPREVFIAACLIIPIIGIGFYPKVATQTYDVKTVAIAAQVHNVLPLVAQTKAPLYSRGLVAPTLPATAAGNLLSAAE, from the coding sequence ATGATCAGTACTCAATTTCCGTGGCTCACCACGATTATTCTGCTGCCGTTACTCGCTTCCTTCGCCATCCCCGTACTACCGGATAAAGACGGCAAGACCGTCCGCTGGTACGCATTGGGAGTAGCGTTAGTAGATTTTGCTCTGATTGTTTATACCTTTTGGCGTCACTACGACTTAAAAAACCCAACATTTCAGTTAGTTGAAACCTATTCTTGGGTGCCTCAACTCGGTCTAAATTGGTCTGTAGCGGTGGATGGGCTGTCTATGCCGTTGATTGCTTTGACCGGCTTAGTCACCACCCTGGCTATCTTCGCGGCTTGGAACGTTACAAATAAGCCACGTTTGTTTTACTTCCTGATGCTGGCAATGTACAGCGCCCAGATTGGTGTTTTTGCTGCTCAGGATATGCTTTTGTTCTTCCTGATGTGGGAACTAGAGTTAGTGCCAGTGTACCTGCTCATCTCCATTTGGGGAGGGCCAAAACGCCAGTATGCTGCAACCAAATTTATCCTTTACACTGCCTTAGGCTCGGTGTTCATTTTAGTTGCCGGTTTAGCGATGGCTTTCTATGGCGATACCGTCACCTTTGACATGGCGGAACTGGCAGCCAAGCATTACCCCTTAGCCTTAGAACTTCTTGCCTATGCTGGTTTCTTGATTGCCTTCGGCGTCAAACTGCCAATCTTCCCCCTGCACACTTGGCTACCTGATGCTCACGGTGAAGCTTCCGCCCCCGTCTCGATGATTTTGGCTGGGGTGTTGCTGAAAATGGGCGGCTATGCGCTAATCCGCATGAATATCGAAATGCTGCCTAGCGCCCATGTTTATTTCGCCCCAGTACTCGTGATATTGGGTGTCGTCAACATTGTCTATGGTTCTTTAAACGCTTTTGCTCAAGGCAATCTCAAACGACGGCTAGCTTGTTCTTCGATTGCCCACATGGGCTTTGTACTGATTGGAATTGCCTCGTTCACTGACTTAGGGCTAAACGGTGCAGTTCTGCAAATGGTTTCCCACGGGTTGATTGCAGCGGCGCTGTTCTTCCTCTCAGGCGTTACCTACGAACGCACCCACACCCTGATGATGGAAAAAATGGGGGGCATGGCGAAACAAATGCCTAAAGTCTTTGCTTTGTTCACCGCCGGTTCAATGGCTTCTCTCGCCTTACCAGGGATGAGTGGATTTGTCGGGGAATTGACAGTCTTTTTAGGCTTCACCATGAGCGATGCTTACAGTTCCACTTTCAAAGTAGTGGTAGTATTGCTGGCTGCGGTGGGATTAATTTTGACGCCAGTTTATTTGCTCTCTATGCTGCGGCAGGTGTTCTACGGTAAGCAACATCAAGAGTTGGTAACAGATTTAGTCTTGCTGGATGCCCAGCCGCGCGAGGTGTTTATTGCCGCTTGCTTAATTATTCCGATTATCGGAATTGGTTTCTATCCCAAGGTGGCAACTCAAACCTACGATGTGAAGACTGTAGCGATCGCTGCCCAAGTTCACAATGTACTGCCTCTAGTCGCTCAAACCAAAGCGCCTCTCTACTCGCGCGGTTTGGTTGCACCAACTTTACCCGCGACTGCGGCTGGAAATTTGCTGAGTGCAGCCGAGTAA
- a CDS encoding amidohydrolase, translating to MLTRIKDIAEKLAPRLIEIRRHIHAHPELSGQEYQTAAYVAGVLSSCGLHVQEAVGKTGVVGELKGQGIDERLLAIRTDMDALPIVERTTLEYASRLPGIMHACGHDVHTTVGLGTAMILSQIGDALPGDVRFLFQPAEEIAQGAGWMVADKVMENVSAIMSVHVFPSISAGSVGIRYGALTAAADDLEIIIKGESGHGARPHEAVDAIWIAAQAIASLQQAISRTQNPLRPVVLTIGKIEGGRAPNVIADHVRLLGTVRSLHPETHATLPQWIEQIVCNICKTYGATCEVNYRRGVPSVQNDSALTQLVETAAKEAWGSDRVQILLEPSLGAEDFSMYLEHSPGTMFRLGVGYPDRKNYPLHHPQFEVDESAIITGVVTLAYAVCKYWQHR from the coding sequence GTGCTAACTCGTATTAAAGACATTGCTGAAAAACTAGCGCCTCGCCTGATTGAAATCCGACGACATATCCACGCTCACCCAGAACTAAGCGGGCAAGAATATCAAACTGCTGCCTATGTTGCTGGCGTGTTGTCTTCCTGTGGGCTTCATGTCCAAGAAGCGGTGGGTAAAACTGGCGTAGTTGGAGAGTTAAAAGGACAAGGTATCGATGAGCGACTACTGGCAATTCGTACTGATATGGATGCTTTGCCAATCGTAGAACGCACCACTTTAGAGTATGCCTCGCGTCTTCCGGGAATTATGCACGCCTGCGGTCACGATGTCCACACCACAGTCGGTTTAGGCACGGCGATGATACTATCTCAGATCGGAGATGCCTTGCCAGGAGATGTGCGTTTTCTGTTCCAGCCAGCAGAGGAAATCGCTCAAGGAGCTGGGTGGATGGTTGCAGACAAAGTGATGGAGAATGTCAGCGCGATTATGAGCGTTCACGTTTTCCCTTCTATTTCGGCGGGATCGGTGGGAATTCGTTACGGTGCTTTGACAGCAGCCGCAGACGATCTGGAGATTATTATTAAAGGCGAATCTGGGCATGGGGCGCGTCCTCATGAGGCAGTTGATGCAATTTGGATTGCGGCGCAAGCGATCGCTTCTCTTCAGCAAGCGATTAGCCGCACACAGAACCCGTTGCGCCCGGTCGTCCTAACGATTGGTAAAATCGAGGGCGGACGCGCCCCAAATGTGATTGCCGACCATGTGCGATTATTGGGAACTGTGCGATCGCTGCATCCGGAAACTCATGCCACCTTACCCCAGTGGATTGAGCAAATTGTCTGCAATATCTGTAAAACTTACGGAGCTACCTGCGAAGTCAACTATCGCCGGGGAGTCCCTTCTGTGCAAAATGACTCAGCGCTGACTCAGTTGGTGGAAACAGCTGCCAAAGAAGCGTGGGGAAGCGATCGCGTCCAAATTTTACTGGAACCCTCTCTCGGTGCGGAAGACTTTTCGATGTATCTGGAACACTCTCCTGGTACGATGTTTCGACTAGGTGTGGGATACCCGGACAGAAAAAACTACCCGCTGCACCATCCCCAATTTGAGGTGGATGAATCTGCCATTATTACCGGCGTCGTTACCCTCGCCTATGCTGTCTGTAAATATTGGCAGCATCGCTAA
- the aroB gene encoding 3-dehydroquinate synthase, with protein sequence MESVIRVNLPQQAYEIAIASSGLGQLGAKMTSLNLGKKVLVVSNPEIFRHYGQEAIASLKEAGFDVTELTLPAGERYKTLDSVQKIYDATLENRLERSSTLVAVGGGVIGDMTGFAAATWLRGINFVQVPTTLLSMVDAAIGGKTGVNHPQGKNLIGAFHQPRLVLIDPEVLKTLPVQEFRAGMAEVIKYGIIWDADLFEQMERSPYLDSLPSLDAGLLQEILARSCQAKADVVSKDEKEAGLRAILNYGHTIGHAVESLTGYRVVNHGEAVGIGMVAAGQIAVNLQMWDKADAQRQDALIQKAGLPTQLPAGLDIEAIIETLQTDKKVKDGKVRFVLPTQIGAVTVTDQVPSDVIRQVLQQMVTHQ encoded by the coding sequence ATGGAATCGGTGATTCGGGTTAATTTACCGCAGCAGGCTTACGAAATTGCGATCGCATCTTCTGGTCTAGGGCAACTAGGCGCTAAGATGACCAGTTTGAACTTGGGGAAGAAAGTGTTGGTTGTTTCTAACCCAGAAATTTTTCGGCACTATGGTCAAGAAGCGATCGCATCCCTGAAAGAAGCTGGTTTTGACGTTACCGAACTAACCCTTCCCGCTGGCGAACGCTACAAAACCCTCGACTCTGTCCAAAAAATCTACGACGCTACCTTAGAAAATCGCCTAGAACGCTCTTCAACGCTTGTTGCGGTAGGCGGTGGCGTAATTGGTGATATGACTGGCTTTGCTGCCGCTACTTGGCTGCGGGGAATTAACTTCGTACAAGTTCCGACAACACTCTTATCAATGGTTGATGCTGCCATTGGCGGCAAAACCGGCGTTAATCATCCCCAAGGAAAAAATTTAATTGGTGCCTTCCATCAGCCGCGGCTGGTTTTAATTGACCCAGAGGTGCTGAAAACTTTGCCAGTGCAAGAGTTTCGGGCGGGGATGGCAGAGGTGATTAAGTATGGGATTATCTGGGATGCTGATTTATTTGAGCAGATGGAGCGATCGCCATATCTTGACTCACTCCCCTCTCTAGACGCTGGTTTATTACAAGAAATCCTGGCGCGATCCTGCCAAGCCAAAGCCGATGTCGTCAGCAAAGATGAAAAAGAAGCCGGACTCCGCGCCATTCTCAACTACGGTCACACCATCGGTCATGCTGTAGAAAGCTTAACCGGCTACCGTGTCGTGAACCACGGGGAAGCAGTAGGGATTGGGATGGTCGCGGCGGGTCAGATTGCGGTTAACCTTCAGATGTGGGACAAGGCAGACGCCCAACGTCAAGATGCCCTAATTCAAAAAGCCGGATTACCCACCCAGCTACCAGCAGGGCTAGACATCGAAGCAATTATTGAGACGCTGCAAACCGATAAGAAAGTGAAAGATGGAAAGGTGCGGTTTGTCCTTCCCACCCAGATTGGGGCAGTAACTGTAACCGACCAAGTGCCGTCAGATGTAATACGACAGGTGCTGCAACAAATGGTTACTCACCAGTAA
- a CDS encoding tellurite resistance TerB family protein — protein sequence MGLFDKVFSTQNKVQETLSPTEAFAAITLAACASDGYLSDEEARGISSTLSRMKLFRSYPDDVMRRMFDKLLGILKRQGPSGLVKAARESLPHDLQETAFAVATDLVLADGIVTEEEQNFLNDLHQALEISTETAVQIVQVMLIKNRG from the coding sequence ATGGGCTTGTTTGACAAAGTATTCAGTACTCAGAACAAAGTTCAAGAAACGCTTAGTCCAACGGAAGCATTTGCTGCTATTACCTTAGCTGCTTGTGCCTCTGACGGATACCTCTCCGACGAAGAAGCACGAGGCATTTCTTCTACACTGTCTCGAATGAAACTCTTCAGAAGTTATCCAGACGATGTGATGAGACGGATGTTTGATAAACTTCTCGGTATTCTCAAACGACAAGGCCCTAGCGGGTTGGTTAAAGCGGCTCGTGAATCTCTTCCTCACGATTTACAGGAAACGGCTTTTGCAGTGGCAACCGATCTCGTCTTAGCCGATGGCATCGTTACCGAAGAAGAACAGAATTTTTTAAATGATTTGCATCAAGCTTTAGAGATTTCCACGGAAACGGCGGTGCAGATTGTGCAAGTGATGTTAATTAAAAACCGAGGTTAA
- the mgtE gene encoding magnesium transporter: MTDTNTPFQTVSRSELRQLVRMQLQMLLEAEDLQGAKAILVPVQPADIAEAIEGLPEAMQAIAFRLLSKDEAIEVYEYLDSSVQQALIEEFRRQEVLDIVDKMSPDDRARLFDELPATVVRRLLEQLTPTERQATAQLLGYEAGTAGRLMTPEYISLKENMTVAETLERIRSLAHATEIIYYLYITDAARHLSGILSLRDLVIANPEQKIGDIMTRDVVCVYTSDDQEEVARLIGRYDFLAVPVVDREKRLVGIVTVDDVIDIIEQETTEDIYKQGGLQSGGDNYFQTDLLTVARKRVVWLFVLLLTNTVTGTIIKAEEEILRQVVSLAAFIPLLTGTGGNVGSQSSTVVIRGLNTEELREMGPAQVVMREAIAGALLGVMLGTVATLWAFWLLNGDWSVSLAVGISLVAISILASVAGSGLPFIFRAVGLDPALMSAPFITTAVDVLGVLIYFNLARLILKL; encoded by the coding sequence TTGACTGACACCAATACTCCTTTCCAGACAGTCTCGCGCAGCGAACTCCGGCAGCTCGTCCGAATGCAGCTGCAAATGCTGCTTGAGGCGGAAGACCTTCAGGGGGCAAAAGCAATCCTCGTCCCGGTGCAACCGGCGGACATTGCAGAAGCCATTGAAGGGTTGCCAGAGGCGATGCAAGCGATCGCCTTTCGCTTGCTCTCCAAGGACGAGGCGATTGAAGTTTATGAATATCTCGACTCTAGCGTGCAGCAGGCGCTGATTGAGGAATTCCGGCGGCAGGAAGTTCTGGACATTGTTGATAAAATGTCCCCTGATGACCGGGCACGACTTTTTGACGAACTGCCCGCTACCGTTGTCCGTCGTCTGCTCGAACAGCTCACCCCCACCGAACGCCAAGCGACAGCTCAGTTGTTGGGTTACGAGGCTGGTACTGCTGGACGATTGATGACACCAGAGTATATCTCTTTGAAAGAAAACATGACGGTGGCGGAAACGCTGGAGCGAATTCGCAGTTTAGCCCATGCTACTGAGATTATTTATTACCTTTATATTACGGATGCTGCTCGTCACTTGTCGGGCATTTTATCCTTACGCGATTTGGTAATCGCCAATCCCGAGCAGAAGATTGGGGACATTATGACTCGTGATGTGGTATGCGTTTATACCAGCGATGACCAGGAAGAAGTGGCGCGGCTGATCGGGCGCTATGACTTTCTCGCTGTCCCGGTGGTAGACCGGGAGAAGCGTTTGGTGGGCATTGTCACCGTTGATGACGTGATTGACATCATTGAACAAGAAACGACAGAAGATATTTACAAACAGGGCGGTCTCCAGTCGGGGGGCGACAATTATTTCCAGACAGATTTACTCACGGTGGCTCGCAAGCGAGTCGTCTGGCTGTTCGTTTTGCTACTAACTAATACTGTCACCGGCACGATTATCAAAGCGGAAGAGGAAATTCTTCGGCAAGTGGTATCGCTGGCGGCGTTTATTCCCTTGTTAACTGGCACTGGCGGGAATGTCGGTTCTCAATCCTCGACAGTCGTGATTCGGGGCTTAAATACCGAAGAACTTCGAGAAATGGGGCCAGCACAGGTGGTAATGCGAGAAGCGATCGCTGGGGCGCTCCTGGGAGTGATGTTAGGCACCGTAGCCACCTTATGGGCTTTTTGGCTCCTGAATGGAGATTGGTCAGTCTCGCTGGCTGTAGGGATTAGTTTGGTGGCTATCTCGATTTTGGCATCAGTTGCAGGTTCTGGTCTTCCGTTCATCTTTCGCGCCGTCGGGTTAGATCCAGCTTTGATGTCAGCGCCGTTTATTACAACGGCAGTTGATGTATTGGGCGTACTGATTTACTTTAATTTGGCGCGGCTAATTTTGAAGTTGTAG
- a CDS encoding cytochrome b6-f complex subunit PetL: MSGAIAYFLLLGGAFAVAVGLYFGLRAIKLI, from the coding sequence ATCTCTGGAGCGATCGCTTATTTCTTACTTTTGGGTGGTGCTTTTGCTGTTGCTGTGGGGCTGTATTTCGGTCTCCGCGCCATCAAGCTGATCTAG
- a CDS encoding WG repeat-containing protein, which produces MKIATHNRLLVAVASLLFGLAIALISGCEAISNFRTSQVNFDATEGQARNSQIVIPLKFSWADSFSEELAAVKIDGKWGYLDNKGNFAIKPQFDNAESFFQGLAAVKLKNKWGYINKSGNLVIKPKYDLAKAFSQGLAAVKIDGKWGYIDKKGNLVINPKFDFAEFFSISDRTASALAAVEIGKKWGYIDKKGNFVIQPQFDAAEFFSISDRSESALGLAPVKKDNKWGYIDNRGDVIVPLEFEEAKFFSEGLAVISSNNKWGYIDKMGYIVIPLQFDWGGDFSQGLAGITIDTKVGYIDKASNVVIPPQFDNIDNFSEDLAAVKNGDKWGYINKSGKFVIKPQFDSAQSFSQGLAKVKIGNKYGYIRKPLP; this is translated from the coding sequence ATGAAAATTGCAACTCACAACAGATTGCTTGTCGCGGTTGCCAGCCTTCTGTTTGGATTAGCGATCGCTCTAATTTCTGGATGTGAAGCCATCTCAAATTTTCGGACTTCTCAAGTTAATTTTGATGCAACTGAGGGACAAGCCCGTAATTCGCAAATAGTCATCCCGCTTAAATTTAGCTGGGCTGATTCATTTTCAGAAGAGCTAGCAGCAGTCAAAATAGACGGCAAATGGGGCTATCTTGATAATAAAGGCAACTTCGCAATCAAACCTCAATTTGATAATGCCGAATCTTTTTTCCAAGGGTTAGCGGCTGTCAAATTAAAGAACAAGTGGGGCTATATCAATAAAAGTGGCAACTTAGTCATTAAACCAAAATATGATTTGGCTAAAGCTTTTTCTCAAGGGCTGGCAGCGGTAAAGATAGATGGAAAGTGGGGCTATATTGATAAGAAAGGCAACTTGGTAATTAACCCAAAATTTGATTTTGCTGAATTTTTTTCTATAAGCGATCGCACTGCGTCAGCGCTGGCGGCGGTAGAAATCGGTAAAAAGTGGGGCTATATCGATAAGAAAGGCAATTTTGTCATTCAGCCCCAGTTTGATGCGGCTGAATTTTTTTCTATAAGCGATCGCAGTGAATCAGCCCTAGGACTCGCGCCAGTCAAAAAAGACAACAAATGGGGCTATATCGATAATCGGGGAGACGTTATTGTTCCGTTAGAATTTGAGGAAGCTAAGTTTTTTTCGGAAGGACTAGCAGTGATATCCAGTAATAATAAGTGGGGCTATATTGACAAAATGGGATATATTGTTATTCCACTCCAATTTGATTGGGGTGGAGACTTTTCTCAAGGACTGGCGGGCATAACGATAGACACTAAGGTAGGCTATATTGACAAGGCAAGCAATGTTGTCATTCCCCCACAATTTGATAATATTGATAACTTTTCAGAAGACCTAGCAGCGGTAAAGAACGGCGACAAATGGGGCTATATCAATAAGAGTGGCAAATTCGTAATTAAACCCCAATTTGATAGCGCTCAATCTTTTTCGCAAGGGCTAGCAAAAGTTAAGATTGGCAATAAATATGGCTATATCCGCAAACCTCTTCCATAA
- a CDS encoding YqaE/Pmp3 family membrane protein: MDFFRILIAIFVPPLGVFLQVGFGRDFWINLVLTFLGYFPGIIHAVWIIISRK; encoded by the coding sequence ATGGATTTCTTCCGTATCCTGATCGCTATTTTTGTGCCACCGCTGGGCGTTTTCTTGCAAGTTGGCTTTGGAAGAGACTTTTGGATCAATCTCGTCTTGACTTTTCTAGGTTATTTTCCCGGAATCATTCATGCGGTGTGGATTATTATTTCGAGAAAATAG